A genomic region of Zea mays cultivar B73 chromosome 6, Zm-B73-REFERENCE-NAM-5.0, whole genome shotgun sequence contains the following coding sequences:
- the LOC100304390 gene encoding uncharacterized isoform X2 — MRAEATGSAAKLLAPRMVVSASSRVQELERFSHYVARQIGFDDVKECPHLCTLAYDYLRKNKGYEENIFAFFQNSMDPEPLIVKFIEELDKCIVGYFSFHWKYATYIITQVLTVEGATKRKFKNFVLEATREQRFERVTRNLKVTRIFSTLVEELKAIGLSSRDDSPRNDVMVPVAHCNRSPVLLLMGGGMGAGKSTVLKDILKEAFWSGAAANSVIVEADAFKETDVIYRAISSRGHHNDMLQTAELVHQSSLDAASSLLVTALNEGRDVIMDGTLSWEPFVQQTIAMARAVHRQRYRMGCGYKLTDDGTITEEYWEPVEDSNTDEENEVPARKPYRIELVGVVCDAYLAVVRGIRRAVVTGRAVRVKSQLQSHKRFATAFNSYCSLVDNARLYSTNTLGVPKLIGWKDGESSLLVDPEEIGCLDRLRSLNEEADCVHELYADGQPTGGSSSAWQDLLVMSPSRVSAQRELKAAIERNEGRFVKPA; from the exons atgaGGGCCGAGGCGACGGGCTCCGCGGCGAAGCTGCTGGCGCCGCGGATGGTGGTGTCCGCCTCCAGCCGCGTCCAGGAGCTGGAGAGGTTCTCGCATTACGTCG CTAGGCAGATCGGCTTTGACGATGTGAAGGAATGCCCTCACCTGTGCACGCTAGCTTACGATTATCTCAGGAAGAACAAGGGTTACGAAGAGAACATTTTTGCGTTCTTTCAGAATAGCATGGATCCCGAGCCCCTGATTGTGAAGTTTATCGAGGAGCTTGACAAATGCATAGTTGGCTACTTCTCCTTCCATTGGAAATATGCCACTTACATAATTACCCAG GTTCTCACGGTAGAAGGTGCGACTAAAAGAAAGTTCAAGAATTTTGTGTTAGAGGCCACCAG GGAACAGAGATTCGAGAGAGTGACAAGAAACTTGAAGGTTACAAGGATTTTCTCCACACTGGTGGAGGAACTGAAGGCCATAGGACTATCTAGCCGTGATGATTCTCCACGGAATGATGTGATGGTTCCAGTAGCACACTGCAACCGCAGCCCAGTTTTACTCCTGATGGGTGGTGGGATGGGAGCTGGCAAGAGCACTGTACTTAAAGATATCCTTAAGGA AGCATTTTGGTCTGGAGCAGCAGCGAATTCAGTGATCGTGGAGGCAGATGCATTCAAGGAAACTGATGTAATCTACCGAGCCATTAGCTCTAGAGGCCACCACAATGACATGCTGCAGACTGCAGAGCTG GTGCACCAGTCATCCTTGGACGCAGCCTCGTCGCTCCTCGTCACTGCACTCAACGAAGGCCGGGACGTGATCATGGATGGCACTCTGTCCTGGGAGCCGTTCGTGCAGCAGACGATAGCCATGGCCAGGGCCGTGCACCGGCAGCGGTACCGCATGGGATGCGGCTACAAGCTCACAGACGATGGGACAATAACCGAGGAGTACTGGGAGCCGGTTGAGGACTCTAACACTGACGAGGAAAACGAAGTACCGGCAAGGAAGCCCTACCGGATCGAGCTCGTTGGTGTGGTCTGTGACGCATATCTAGCGGTTGTCAGGGGAATCAG GAGAGCTGTAGTCACTGGGAGAGCAGTGAGGGTGAAGTCGCAGCTGCAGTCTCACAAGCGATTTGCTACGGCTTTCAACAGCTACTGCAGCCTCGTCGACAACGCCAGGCTCTACAGCACCAACACCTTGGGTGTTCCTAAG CTGATAGGATGGAAGGATGGCGAGAGCAGCTTACTGGTGGATCCCGAAGAAATCGGCTGCTTGGACAGGCTACGAAGCTTGAACGAGGAGGCCGACTGCGTCCATGAGCTATACGCCGACGGCCAACCGACAGGAGGCTCGTCGTCAGCGTGGCAGGACCTGCTGGTCATGTCGCCGTCCAGGGTGTCGGCGCAGCGGGAGCTCAAGGCTGCCATCGAGAGGAACGAGGGGCGCTTCGTCAAACCGGCATAG
- the LOC100304390 gene encoding uncharacterized isoform X1, with the protein MVLSLSHRTQDLDSTCDIFFLIDWLWLFRTLAIPRFCAPGTCTVSVYFPPLLPCLLCIDEKILVLLSFSARQIGFDDVKECPHLCTLAYDYLRKNKGYEENIFAFFQNSMDPEPLIVKFIEELDKCIVGYFSFHWKYATYIITQVLTVEGATKRKFKNFVLEATREQRFERVTRNLKVTRIFSTLVEELKAIGLSSRDDSPRNDVMVPVAHCNRSPVLLLMGGGMGAGKSTVLKDILKEAFWSGAAANSVIVEADAFKETDVIYRAISSRGHHNDMLQTAELVHQSSLDAASSLLVTALNEGRDVIMDGTLSWEPFVQQTIAMARAVHRQRYRMGCGYKLTDDGTITEEYWEPVEDSNTDEENEVPARKPYRIELVGVVCDAYLAVVRGIRRAVVTGRAVRVKSQLQSHKRFATAFNSYCSLVDNARLYSTNTLGVPKLIGWKDGESSLLVDPEEIGCLDRLRSLNEEADCVHELYADGQPTGGSSSAWQDLLVMSPSRVSAQRELKAAIERNEGRFVKPA; encoded by the exons ATGGTTCTGTCGCTTTCACATCGCACTCAAGATCTAGATTCCACATGCGACATATTCTTTCTGATTGACTGGCTGTGGTTGTTTCGCACCTTGGCTATACCCCGATTTTGTGCTCCTGGGACCTGCACTGTTTCTGTTTACTTTCCCCCACTCTTGCCATGTCTGCTCTGCATCGATGAGAAAATTCTGGTTCTGCTTTCCTTTTCAGCTAGGCAGATCGGCTTTGACGATGTGAAGGAATGCCCTCACCTGTGCACGCTAGCTTACGATTATCTCAGGAAGAACAAGGGTTACGAAGAGAACATTTTTGCGTTCTTTCAGAATAGCATGGATCCCGAGCCCCTGATTGTGAAGTTTATCGAGGAGCTTGACAAATGCATAGTTGGCTACTTCTCCTTCCATTGGAAATATGCCACTTACATAATTACCCAG GTTCTCACGGTAGAAGGTGCGACTAAAAGAAAGTTCAAGAATTTTGTGTTAGAGGCCACCAG GGAACAGAGATTCGAGAGAGTGACAAGAAACTTGAAGGTTACAAGGATTTTCTCCACACTGGTGGAGGAACTGAAGGCCATAGGACTATCTAGCCGTGATGATTCTCCACGGAATGATGTGATGGTTCCAGTAGCACACTGCAACCGCAGCCCAGTTTTACTCCTGATGGGTGGTGGGATGGGAGCTGGCAAGAGCACTGTACTTAAAGATATCCTTAAGGA AGCATTTTGGTCTGGAGCAGCAGCGAATTCAGTGATCGTGGAGGCAGATGCATTCAAGGAAACTGATGTAATCTACCGAGCCATTAGCTCTAGAGGCCACCACAATGACATGCTGCAGACTGCAGAGCTG GTGCACCAGTCATCCTTGGACGCAGCCTCGTCGCTCCTCGTCACTGCACTCAACGAAGGCCGGGACGTGATCATGGATGGCACTCTGTCCTGGGAGCCGTTCGTGCAGCAGACGATAGCCATGGCCAGGGCCGTGCACCGGCAGCGGTACCGCATGGGATGCGGCTACAAGCTCACAGACGATGGGACAATAACCGAGGAGTACTGGGAGCCGGTTGAGGACTCTAACACTGACGAGGAAAACGAAGTACCGGCAAGGAAGCCCTACCGGATCGAGCTCGTTGGTGTGGTCTGTGACGCATATCTAGCGGTTGTCAGGGGAATCAG GAGAGCTGTAGTCACTGGGAGAGCAGTGAGGGTGAAGTCGCAGCTGCAGTCTCACAAGCGATTTGCTACGGCTTTCAACAGCTACTGCAGCCTCGTCGACAACGCCAGGCTCTACAGCACCAACACCTTGGGTGTTCCTAAG CTGATAGGATGGAAGGATGGCGAGAGCAGCTTACTGGTGGATCCCGAAGAAATCGGCTGCTTGGACAGGCTACGAAGCTTGAACGAGGAGGCCGACTGCGTCCATGAGCTATACGCCGACGGCCAACCGACAGGAGGCTCGTCGTCAGCGTGGCAGGACCTGCTGGTCATGTCGCCGTCCAGGGTGTCGGCGCAGCGGGAGCTCAAGGCTGCCATCGAGAGGAACGAGGGGCGCTTCGTCAAACCGGCATAG
- the LOC100304390 gene encoding uncharacterized isoform X3, which produces MDPEPLIVKFIEELDKCIVGYFSFHWKYATYIITQVLTVEGATKRKFKNFVLEATREQRFERVTRNLKVTRIFSTLVEELKAIGLSSRDDSPRNDVMVPVAHCNRSPVLLLMGGGMGAGKSTVLKDILKEAFWSGAAANSVIVEADAFKETDVIYRAISSRGHHNDMLQTAELVHQSSLDAASSLLVTALNEGRDVIMDGTLSWEPFVQQTIAMARAVHRQRYRMGCGYKLTDDGTITEEYWEPVEDSNTDEENEVPARKPYRIELVGVVCDAYLAVVRGIRRAVVTGRAVRVKSQLQSHKRFATAFNSYCSLVDNARLYSTNTLGVPKLIGWKDGESSLLVDPEEIGCLDRLRSLNEEADCVHELYADGQPTGGSSSAWQDLLVMSPSRVSAQRELKAAIERNEGRFVKPA; this is translated from the exons ATGGATCCCGAGCCCCTGATTGTGAAGTTTATCGAGGAGCTTGACAAATGCATAGTTGGCTACTTCTCCTTCCATTGGAAATATGCCACTTACATAATTACCCAG GTTCTCACGGTAGAAGGTGCGACTAAAAGAAAGTTCAAGAATTTTGTGTTAGAGGCCACCAG GGAACAGAGATTCGAGAGAGTGACAAGAAACTTGAAGGTTACAAGGATTTTCTCCACACTGGTGGAGGAACTGAAGGCCATAGGACTATCTAGCCGTGATGATTCTCCACGGAATGATGTGATGGTTCCAGTAGCACACTGCAACCGCAGCCCAGTTTTACTCCTGATGGGTGGTGGGATGGGAGCTGGCAAGAGCACTGTACTTAAAGATATCCTTAAGGA AGCATTTTGGTCTGGAGCAGCAGCGAATTCAGTGATCGTGGAGGCAGATGCATTCAAGGAAACTGATGTAATCTACCGAGCCATTAGCTCTAGAGGCCACCACAATGACATGCTGCAGACTGCAGAGCTG GTGCACCAGTCATCCTTGGACGCAGCCTCGTCGCTCCTCGTCACTGCACTCAACGAAGGCCGGGACGTGATCATGGATGGCACTCTGTCCTGGGAGCCGTTCGTGCAGCAGACGATAGCCATGGCCAGGGCCGTGCACCGGCAGCGGTACCGCATGGGATGCGGCTACAAGCTCACAGACGATGGGACAATAACCGAGGAGTACTGGGAGCCGGTTGAGGACTCTAACACTGACGAGGAAAACGAAGTACCGGCAAGGAAGCCCTACCGGATCGAGCTCGTTGGTGTGGTCTGTGACGCATATCTAGCGGTTGTCAGGGGAATCAG GAGAGCTGTAGTCACTGGGAGAGCAGTGAGGGTGAAGTCGCAGCTGCAGTCTCACAAGCGATTTGCTACGGCTTTCAACAGCTACTGCAGCCTCGTCGACAACGCCAGGCTCTACAGCACCAACACCTTGGGTGTTCCTAAG CTGATAGGATGGAAGGATGGCGAGAGCAGCTTACTGGTGGATCCCGAAGAAATCGGCTGCTTGGACAGGCTACGAAGCTTGAACGAGGAGGCCGACTGCGTCCATGAGCTATACGCCGACGGCCAACCGACAGGAGGCTCGTCGTCAGCGTGGCAGGACCTGCTGGTCATGTCGCCGTCCAGGGTGTCGGCGCAGCGGGAGCTCAAGGCTGCCATCGAGAGGAACGAGGGGCGCTTCGTCAAACCGGCATAG
- the LOC100272681 gene encoding NADH dehydrogenase [ubiquinone] flavoprotein 2, mitochondrial — MRRKRKTGRLFYFYLASQASQGGHTPIPPPSPAPSSPTAGHATMLPPAARLAARRLLGLASASASEAAGRRVASSPIASAGYSAAASRGSVSSTRPFSTALNYHLDSPENKPDMKWEFSQANMKKVNEILSHYPSNYKQSGIIPLLDLAQQQHGGWVPVAAMDAIAKIVEVAPIRVYEVATFYTMFNRTKVGKYHLLVCGTTPCMIRGSREIEETLLEHLGVKRNEVTSDGLFSVGEMECMGCCVNAPMIAVADYSKGSEGYTYNYYEDLTPKRVVEIVEMLRRGETPPRGTQHPERKNCGPAGGNTTLHGEPKPPPCRDLDAC; from the exons ATGCGGAGAAAGCGGAAGACAGGTCGCTTGTTCTACTTCTACCTGGCCTCGCAGGCTTCGCAAGGCGGCCACACGCCGATACCTCCTCCTTCACCCGCTCCGTCGTCCCCCACAGCCGGCCACGCCACCATGCTGCCACCGGCCGCGCGCCTTGCGGCCCGCCGCCTCCTCGGCCTCGCCTCCGCATCTGCGTCGGAAGCCGCCGGCCGCCGGGTAGCTTCCTCTCCG ATCGCTTCCGCAGGCTACTCCGCCGCCGCGTCCAGGGGCTCCGTCTCCAGCACCAGGCCCTTCTCCACGGCTCTTAACTAC CACCTTGATTCCCCGGAGAACAAGCCGGACATGAAATGGGAGTTCTCACAGGCGAATATGAAGAAG GTCAATGAGATTCTGTCTCACTATCCAAGCAACTACAAGCAATCTGGTATTATTCCGCTGCTTGATCTTGCACAGCAGCAGCATGGTGGATGGGTGCCAGTTGCAGCAATGGATGCT ATTGCTAAAATCGTCGAAGTTGCACCAATCAGGGTTTATGAAGTTGCAACCTTTTATACCATGTTTAACAGGACTAAG GTTGGTAAATACCACCTTCTGGTGTGTGGAACTACACCTTGTATGATTCGTGGTTCACGTGAAATCGAAGAGACGTTGTTGGAGCACCTTGGAGTTAAACGAAATG AGGTGACCAGTGATGGTTTATTTTCTGTTGGAGAAATGGAGTGCATG GGTTGCTGTGTGAATGCTCCTATGATTGCTGTGGCTGACTACTCGAAAGGCTCAGAGGGTTACACATATAACTACTAT GAGGACCTCACTCCAAAACGagttgttgagattgttgagatgCTTAGAAGAGGTGAAACACCCCCT CGAGGTACACAGCACCCAGAGCGAAAAAACTGTGGCCCTGCCGGGGGGAACACCACCTTGCACGGAGAGCCGAAACCTCCTCCATGCAGGGATCTGGATGCCTGCTAG